The Setaria italica strain Yugu1 chromosome VIII, Setaria_italica_v2.0, whole genome shotgun sequence genome includes the window AGTCTCAATGGGGAGTTTCACGAGAGTTCCATGACATTAAATTCAATGCCACATTAGCAAAATTGTTGACTTGTCAAATAATTAATAAAGGGAGTTTCATTagatgagagaggagtttcatccccataatACTCATCTCACGCAGTTATCTAGTTCTCAGTATAGGTAACTGTACAATGAAACTGTATACTGAGACTGATCTTAGTGTCGACTGCCGACTGAGAAAGCTGCTTGAAGAACAGAGACTAACACACCGATTTATATAAGTGATATGTTTAATTAATGGGCTAAAAAGGGACATAACCCAAATCTTTATTTATTGATGGGAGTGCAGCTTTTTGCTGGGATAGGGTTGACTAGAATGAggtagtttttttttgacaaatgtcaacctaaatttttttttgcacatAGGGGAACACGCGGGCTTTGTCTCCTAGTAAAAGTTGCAGTAAAATGAGAGCGACCAACTTGTGGTTTCAGCATAATGTTCTTTGACCTCGTCGTAACAAATAGCAGTGTGCTATGTTTTAATAAATTTGGACTGAACCTAGAGAAGGGTACCGAAGTCGGAACTACTATTCATTATCTGAAAAGGAACACACAATCTCAAGCCACCCTCTATCGAAAgcatttaggccttgtttagttaccaaAATTTGGAGTGCCTAaatactgtgccagcactgtagtacactgtagcgtttcgtttgtatttgtgaattattgtccaaacattgactaattagactcaaaagattcgtctcgtaaagtacaacaaaactgtacaattagtttttaatttcgtctacatttagtattccatgcatgtactgcaagtttgatgtgatagggaattttttttttgcatagtgctaaagttgggaattTGAGGGAACATGGCCTTAGTTATTTCCTTTCGGGGGATAATTTCTAGGTTGCTTCTGGTTAGTCAATTCCTTAACGCGGGACTCGGAGAAAGCTGCCTGCTGAAGGCAGCTCTTCCACACCAGTCCAAGAAGCAGAGAGCCAGAGACCGGAAAAGCCGAAAAGGACGCCGTCTGCTCTCCCTTCCTCCGCGTCTCCgctccaccgccggtccgccgcCACGCTCTCGCCGGTGGAGGTGCCAGCAGCCGGAGCGGAGAGCCGCCATGGCCGACGCCCCTAACGATCCTGCCGGTATGTCACTCAGCTTTCGCATCTACCTCCCATTTCTGAAAACCAAAAACCCAAGCTCCACACAGAACAAGAACAAGCGTGTGCATGTTGTTTCCTTACCACTCCGCCGGATCTTCTCCCATTTCTGTTCTGCAAATCACCTTGTCCGTTGGTTAATTTCCTGTGGTTTCAGCTGGCTACTACAGCGGCCGTCCGCTGAACTACGACGGGCAGCAAGCTGAGGCCACGGCGCCACAGGCACGCCCGCAGCCAGCTGTCGGTGAGCAGGCCAACGCTCTGCCGGtggcgccgcagccgcagccaccGCCAGACGCTGGGGAGCACGCCAACCACACCCATGCCCATGGCGTTCCTGGTGCGTTTCAGACAGATCCAAGCGCTTTTTGTGCAAATTTCTCgcttgttttgattttttttccagaatCCTGTTTGATGCCAGTAGAATCTGCCTGAAACGAACATACTCTGTTTGTACCTTTTGCTTTGGTGCGAGCAGGATACTACAAAGTCCGCGTGAACAGGACGGACACTGCTGcagttcctcctcctcctcctcctcctccagctgctgTTGCTcaggctccggctccggctccggctcctcctgctgctggaaTTGAACCGGAAAAGGAACAGAGCTACATTAAAAAACTGTAAGCAGCACACAAGCTCCAATTGCTCATGAAAATGCTAGCACCTAGAGCTTAAATGTACTGACTTCTGTGTGTTCCATGAATTCCTTTGCATGATGCTCCGGCTGTGATACTTCGGTTCCTATCTCAAGTCTGATGTGCTTCAAGGGCCGCAAAGACAAGAAATAGGTCAAGATGATACAATACCCGTGATTGGCATTCAGGGCA containing:
- the LOC101762531 gene encoding formin-like protein 3, whose protein sequence is MADAPNDPAAGYYSGRPLNYDGQQAEATAPQARPQPAVGEQANALPVAPQPQPPPDAGEHANHTHAHGVPGYYKVRVNRTDTAAVPPPPPPPPAAVAQAPAPAPAPPAAGIEPEKEQSYIKKLLMCFKGRKDKK